In Nicotiana tabacum cultivar K326 chromosome 19, ASM71507v2, whole genome shotgun sequence, one DNA window encodes the following:
- the LOC142173759 gene encoding uncharacterized protein LOC142173759 — protein sequence MAEDSELWDMICDGPFVPMKAIREGTRTIPKIRKEYNDADRKAFEKNFKAKKILVCGIGPDEYNRISACESAKKIWEALQTAYEGTTQKLTIDELIENLKTYEMKRNKDLERREPKKEKNLILKAANNDSSSDESDMEYLT from the exons ATGGCTGAAGACTCCGAGCTTTGGGACATGATTTGTGATGGTCCCTTTGTCCCTATGAAGGCTATTAGAGAGGGAACAAGGACTAttccaaaaataagaaaagaatacAATGATGCCGACCGAAAAGCTTTTGAGAAGAACTTCAAGGCGAAGAAGATTCTTGTGTGTGGTATTGGACCAGACGAGTATAATCGTATCTCGGCATGTGAATCTGCCAAGAAAATCTGGGAAGCTCTTCAAACGGCTTACGAGGGAACTACTCAG AAGCTAACTATTGACGAGCTTATTGAAAATCTCAAAACCTATGAGATGAAGAGAAATAAAGATCttgaaagaagagagcccaagAAGGAGAAGAACCTAATTCTCAAGGCTGCCAACAATGACTCAAGTAGTGATGAATCCGACATGGAGTATCTCACTTAA